From a region of the Pontixanthobacter gangjinensis genome:
- a CDS encoding LysR family transcriptional regulator, whose product MKISEPTLDQLRIFLAVEEEGSFGGAARRMGRAISAISYGIAQMEGQLGVSLFAREGSRRPVLTEAGKGLLAEARSITSEVDGLLAKTRSLHSGLESDVSLVLDVMVPGEVTAYVLREFRAKFPTVAIRLNVEALGAVAACLLTSEAQLAVAGPVVGDHPDLDRQAIGQIELIPVAAPDHPLAQADVVAGESRKHLQLVLSDRSPLTEGREFSVLSAQSWRLADLGAKHILLKEGIGWGNMPRHMVADNLESGALVELDLPEKPGNAYTLSAMWRRDARPGPATSWLIDAIRERLSECDD is encoded by the coding sequence CCACGCTCGATCAATTGCGTATCTTCCTTGCGGTGGAGGAGGAGGGTAGTTTTGGCGGCGCTGCACGGCGCATGGGCCGCGCGATATCGGCGATCAGTTACGGGATTGCCCAGATGGAGGGCCAATTGGGCGTCTCGCTATTTGCGCGGGAAGGCTCACGCAGGCCGGTGTTAACCGAAGCGGGCAAAGGCCTGCTAGCAGAGGCACGATCGATCACATCAGAGGTTGATGGTTTGCTTGCCAAAACCCGCAGCTTGCATTCGGGGCTGGAGAGCGATGTTTCGCTGGTGTTGGATGTCATGGTCCCTGGCGAGGTGACCGCGTATGTGCTGCGCGAATTTCGGGCAAAGTTCCCCACCGTGGCGATACGCCTCAATGTCGAGGCCTTGGGCGCGGTCGCTGCGTGTTTGCTGACTAGCGAGGCGCAGTTGGCTGTGGCGGGGCCAGTGGTTGGCGATCATCCCGATTTGGACAGACAAGCAATCGGACAGATCGAATTGATACCCGTCGCTGCTCCCGATCATCCGCTTGCCCAAGCTGATGTAGTTGCGGGTGAAAGCCGAAAGCATCTGCAGCTGGTGTTGTCCGACCGTTCACCGCTGACCGAAGGGCGTGAGTTTTCCGTACTTAGCGCGCAGAGCTGGCGGCTGGCCGATTTGGGCGCAAAGCATATCTTGCTGAAAGAGGGTATCGGCTGGGGCAATATGCCGCGCCATATGGTCGCTGACAATCTGGAAAGCGGTGCACTAGTGGAGCTCGACCTGCCCGAAAAGCCCGGCAATGCCTATACGCTGAGCGCGATGTGGCGGCGTGATGCTCGGCCGGGGCCAGCCACGAGCTGGCTGATCGACGCGATTAGAGAGCGATTGAGTGAGTGCGATGATTAG